Proteins from a genomic interval of Gavia stellata isolate bGavSte3 chromosome 13, bGavSte3.hap2, whole genome shotgun sequence:
- the SH3GL3 gene encoding endophilin-A3: protein MERKIDVTNKAVAELLSKSTEYLQPNPAYRAKLGMLNTMSKIRGQVKTTGYPQTEGLLGDCMIRYGRELGDDSMFGLALLDAGESMKQMAEVKDSLDINVKQNFLDPLQLLQDKDLKEIGHHLKKLEGRRLDYDYKKKRLGKIPDEEVKQAVEKFEESKELAERSMFNFLENDVEQVSQLAVFVEAALDYHKQSTEILEDLQSKLQNRINVASSRPKREFKPKPVITTTLEIGDNQQHNGIAYSSSIKSSGSSMHMDQPCCQALYDFEPENEGELGFKEGDIITLTNQIDENWYEGMLNGESGFFPINYVEVMVPLPQ, encoded by the exons ATGGAAAGG aaaattgaTGTTACTAATAAAGCTGTAGCGGAGCTTCTATCCAAATCCACAGAGTATCTTCAGCCAAATCCAG CATACAGAGCCAAGCTGGGAATGCTGAACACTATGTCTAAGATCAGAGGACAAGTTAAAACCACAGGCTATCCCCAGACAGAGGGACTCCTAGGAGACTGCATGATACGGTATGGCAGAGAACTTGGCGATGATTCTATGTTTG GCCTTGCGCTACTGGATGCTGGTGAGAGCATGAAGCAAATGGCAGAGGTGAAGGACTCGCTTGATATTAATGTCAAACAAAATTTTCTTGATCCTCTACAGTTATTGCAGGACAAAGATTTAAAAGAGATTGGG CATCATTTGAAGAAACTAGAAGGACGCCGTTTGGATTATGATTATAAAAAGAAACGTCTTGGAAAGATACCAGATGAAGAAGTTAAACAAGCAGTAGAAAAATTTGAAGAGTCAAAGGAACTGGCTGAAAGAAGCATGTTCAATTTCTTAGAAAATGAT GTAGAACAAGTTAGCCAGTTGGCTGTGTTTGTAGAAGCAGCACTAGATTACCATAAACAATCCACAGAAATTTTGGAGGATCTGCAGAGCAAGCTGCAAAACCG AATAAATGTAGCCTCTAGTCGGCCTAAACGCGAATTTAAGCCAAAGCCTGTAATAACTACAACTCTGGAAATTGGCGATAATCAGCAGCACAATGGGATTGCCTATAGTTCTTCCATAAAATCATCAG GTTCTTCAATGCACATGGATCAGCCTTGCTGCCAAGCTCTCTATGACTTTGAGCCAGAAAATGAAGGCGAGCTTGGGTTTAAGGAAGGGGACATCATAACTTTGACCAATCAGATTGATGAGAATTGGTATGAGGGGATGTTAAATGGAGAGTCTGGCTTCTTCCCCATTAATTATGTTGAAGTGATGGTTCCCTTGCCTCAGTGA
- the LOC104251759 gene encoding lamin-L(III) isoform X5, translated as MNSKKEADLNLAQARMRDLDAQLNAKEAALATALNENRSLENDLRELKDQVVTLKLSLEDTKKHLHSEMLRRVDLENHMKTLQEQMTFQKRLHEDELKETKRVHESRIAEIESVRQREFETKLSDALQGLRKQHEEQIQGYKEELERTFSAKMENAQLSAARSTDFANAAREELMETKLRVDTLTSQVNKYQSQNVALENRIRELQERLDYDRDLHRRRMAEKEKEMAQAQQQAQAQLEEYEHLLDVKLALDLEINAYRKMLEGEEQRLRLSPSPSSHSTATQVASQGRRFLHGKKRKMKEAKKRGHSAGFKTVQHASSSGNVSIEEIDADGKFVRLKNNSDEDQPLHGWVLRRHLGSVSDVTYKFPSRFTLQAGQVVTIWGAAAGVSPGPSDLVWKSQKSWGTGNNIGVTLITDDGEELAERKIMHVPSGEESGEQDDDYEEITGSEMEFPSQTKRRRKKKCCLVS; from the exons AT GAATTCAAAAAAAGAAGCTGATTTAAACCTAGCACAGGCTCGTATGAGAGACCTTGATGCTCAGCTGAACGCGAAGGAAGCTGCCTTAGCAACAGCTTTGAATGAGAACCGAAGTTTGGAGAATGACCTTCGTGAATTAAAGGATCAAGTAGTCACT ctgaagctgtcactggaagaTACCAAAAAGCATCTCCACAGTGAAATGTTGAGGAGGGTGGACCTGGAAAAtcatatgaaaactttgcaggaACAAATGACGTTCCAGAAGCGCCTTCACGAAGAT GAGCTCAAGGAGACAAAAAGAGTCCATGAGAGCAGGATAGCAGAAATAGAATCCGTCCGTCAGAGAGAATTTGAGACTAAGCTCTCGGATGCTCTGCAGGGGCTCAGAAAACAACATGAAGAACAAATTCAAGGATACAAAGAGGAGCTGGAGCGAACATTCAGTGCAAAA ATGGAGAATGCCCAACTATCTGCAGCAAGAAGTACTGACTTTGCCAATGCTGCTCGGGAGGAGCTGATGGAAACAAAGCTGAGAGTTGATACGCTGACATCTCAAGTTAATAAATATCAAAGCCAG AATGTTGCTTTGGAGAACAGAATAAGGGAGCTACAGGAGAGACTAGATTATGATCGTGATCTCCATCGAAGGCGTATggctgaaaaagagaaagaaatggcacaagcccagcagcaggcacaAGCACAGTTGGAAGAATATGAGCACCTCTTAGATGTGAAACTGGCTCTAGATCTGGAAATAAATGCCTACAGAAAGATGTTGGAAGGAGAGGAACAGAG GCTAAGGCTGTCACCCAGTCCATCTTCACACAGCACTGCAACTCAAGTAGCAAGTCAAGGGCGACGGTTCCTgcatgggaagaaaagaaaaatgaaagaagcaaaaaagagaGGGCATAGTGCTGGATTTAAGACTGTTCAGCATGCTTCATCTTCTGGAAATGTATCTATTGAAGAAATTGATGCAGATGGGAAATTTGTCAGGCTTAAAAACAACTCTGATGAG GATCAACCACTACATGGATGGGTGTTAAGAAGACATCTTGGAAGTGTGTCAGATGTAACATACAAATTTCCATCAAGGTTCACTCTTCAGGCAGGCCAAGTAGTTACA ATCTGGGGTGCAGCTGCTGGTGTAAGCCCAGGTCCTAGTGATCTGGTCTGGAAGTCTCAGAAGTCTTGGGGAACTGGGAATAATATTGGTGTTACACTCATCACAGATGATGGTGAG GAACTTGCAGAGAGGAAGATAATGCATGTACCCAGTGGAGAAGAAAGTGGTGAGCAAGATGACGATTATGAAGAAATAACTGGAAGTGAAATGGAGTTTCCATCTCAG accaaaagaagaagaaaaaagaaatgttgtttgGTTTCATGA